The genomic DNA gacacgtagaatcagagaatattatgtaaatgcatttggtttggatctgggggCCCAAGCAATCTTTTTGTTGGGAAAGGAATTCAAATTAACTTGCTATGGTGGGCTGGTCTCATTTCTATACTCTTCTATATACAGAGCCTTACTTAATCCATTCGTAACTAATCAAAAAAAACGAGtcgcatgtaaggcaagggtaaaaaagttCGTGATCTTCTGTGGATGAATCagggtgttgaggatggcagtgatgattccgtaacgcaatgctccaaattgatcaTCACGCAACCAGAACACCAAAATCGTTTCTTCAATAGAGCTTATCCGAGCTTATGTCAGTGGGACGGGCAGGCCACATTCCGGGTTGCTCAACTCTGAACTGACGTCACCTCTTCataacaagaagaagaaaattgcGACGCAGAAGTTCTGCACTAGAATCAATCTGAGCTGAGTGAGGCGGGCCTCAAATCCCTCATCTCTCCGTTTTTCCGCccgtttctctctctttgaagTTGTGTCCGGGGCTGACAGCCCTCCGCTCAAATCCGACCATGGATCCAGTGATAGCAGCCAACCACAACACGGATCAACCCGCCTCACCTTCGATTTCCGACGGGGATTTCACCATCCTCGACCACCTCCCCGGCGAGTCCGAGACTCCCATCCGCGAGGCAGATGATGATAGCTCGTTCACGGGTCAGGAACTGGGTCCCATCCGCCCCTCACCCCTTATGACCCAATCTCGATACTCGCAGGTTGGTGAACCCGGGTTTTGAATCGCTGGTTAGGCTCTCTCTCTGCTCTCACGCCCCTGGAAACGTATTCGCCATTTTAGGTGTTGTTCCACGACGTGCCCACCTCGTTCCCGGAAGATCAGGATTTGCTCGTAAGGTTCTCCTTGAACGATGAGACTTTGGATTGGCAAACCGGAGGCTGGATTGGACTGTTCAGGCTGACCCACACGCGGGCCGATCAGGCGGTGTTAAAAGTCCCCGTGTCCACCGATCCGCCCCAGTTCCACGTGGTTTTTCCCGCCGCTAGTCTGCCCCGGGACCCGCAATATTACCAGTTTCAGTTCATTCAATGGACCGGCCAATGTGTTGGAGCCTCGTTAGCCTTTCATCTCGGCCCATTGCCCATGGACAATCAACCGGAAGAGGCCCTAGAGGTGACCGCGGACCAGGGGCCCATTGAGGTGGCCGAAGAATCGAGATCGGAGTCGGTGCAGTCGCTGCGTTCGTTGTCAAAGGTGGGTGTGGATGAAATGAACCAGGATCGGATGGCGGAACTCGAGAGAAATCTGGCTTATTACCATAAGAAATGCCAGGTGTTGGAACGGGAAGCCGAATTCGTCAAATCGGTAGGATTTTCAGGCGGTATCGTGGGAGGTCTGGTCTAATTaattttttcacatttggGATGGACTTGAATTACAGGAAAGAGACATGGCCCGAATGGTTGAGGCCAACCTGAAATCTCAACATCAACAAACCGATGCATCTTTGAGCCGGGCCAAGGCTAAAATCGAGGAACTCGTGTCCATGCTTACAGCCTTGACCCAATCCAAACAAATGGCTACGAGTGAAATCCAAGCCttggccaaagaaaaagaccaGGTGGAACCAGGAAATGTTTGTTAGGTACCTAGCCGTTTCTAACTAGTTCCTCCTGCAACAGATCCAGTCAGAGGTCAACGCCTTGAAAGAAACCCTGAGCGAACGCGAGGCCAAAGTTGAGACTCTGGAAGGTTGCCTGTCTTCCCTTGGACATCGGCATGAGAACCTTGAGATGGAAAAAGAAGCATTGGAAAAGAGTTTTGAGCACATGAAAACTCTAGCTGCAGccgaaagaacaaaaatagaaCAAGAATTATTCGAAGCCAAAGAGCAATTGGTGAGGAGATATTCAATAAAGTCCACCGCGTATCAGCTCTCATAAGGAGGAAAATATCTTCAACCCGTTAGGAAACCATggaaaagagtcaaaaaatcGTTGAAACCAACTTGACGAAGTCGGCGACCGTGACTGAAGCTGCGACCAAAGTACCCAGTACCAAGATCGAAGAGCTGGAGTTATTGGTTAAAGATCTTCAAATTGGATTACGTGAAAGTGCGGAAATTCATGCCCAGGAGATAAAAGTCCTAAGGGATGATTTCCACGAATTGAGGCAAGGACAAATTGGCTCTGGCTCCCTTTTTCAATTTACAGACTTTTTTAtaccaaaacatttttttttcaggtcatTGGCGAGCTACAGTCCCTCCGTGGCTTCTTCCACAAACTTCATGAATGCCTCGGAGATTGAGAAGACACTATGTAGGTCATATATTTGTCTGTCTTTAAGTGTCCTTTTTCAGTTAAAGGTACATTTGTAAAACGCTTTTCTAGTAAATGCTTCTGAGTCCAAAGATGAAGCAGGTCAAACCGATAAGAAAGACCACAATCATGGCGAGACGACGGTCGATATGCTAATGCAGAAGATGTACACAGGTGGTTTCATTTCTACAGAAATTGAGCCCATTGAAACAGATTATTCAACTCCTCTCAT from Tigriopus californicus strain San Diego chromosome 1, Tcal_SD_v2.1, whole genome shotgun sequence includes the following:
- the LOC131880615 gene encoding calcium-binding and coiled-coil domain-containing protein 2-like, with the protein product MDPVIAANHNTDQPASPSISDGDFTILDHLPGESETPIREADDDSSFTGQELGPIRPSPLMTQSRYSQVLFHDVPTSFPEDQDLLVRFSLNDETLDWQTGGWIGLFRLTHTRADQAVLKVPVSTDPPQFHVVFPAASLPRDPQYYQFQFIQWTGQCVGASLAFHLGPLPMDNQPEEALEVTADQGPIEVAEESRSESVQSLRSLSKVGVDEMNQDRMAELERNLAYYHKKCQVLEREAEFVKSERDMARMVEANLKSQHQQTDASLSRAKAKIEELVSMLTALTQSKQMATSEIQALAKEKDQIQSEVNALKETLSEREAKVETLEGCLSSLGHRHENLEMEKEALEKSFEHMKTLAAAERTKIEQELFEAKEQLETMEKSQKIVETNLTKSATVTEAATKVPSTKIEELELLVKDLQIGLRESAEIHAQEIKVLRDDFHELRSLASYSPSVASSTNFMNASEIEKTLLNASESKDEAGQTDKKDHNHGETTVDMLMQKMYTGGFISTEIEPIETDYSTPLMPQPVNKESEALDRSDLAELMKWAEEQDEPEEPTRNDSTSTNHDAELPVPVLEEVLTCPVCQEDFSGITPSQLRDHVDDHFPARLRCPICEREFAPDNSLVYQNHVHAHFSPDGDDFSLIGDFTDEYDSDARAMATPSQRSSSTVGNYANRFHQWLQNID